GGGTATGGCGGTCGTGTTGGGCACGCCGGGAGTCGACGGGCTTTGTGCGGCCGTGGGCGTGCTGCGGCAGTGGCAGCACGACGGGGCGCCGATGCAGCTGCATCCGGGGGACCTGGGTTGGTTCTGGCGGTTCGGCGCAGAGGCGACGGCTGCGGCGGTCCGGACCTGGCGCCGGGAAGGACGGATTCTCGCCGTCGGGCTGCTGGACGATCCCCAGCTGATCCGGCTGACGATCGCGCCAGACGCTCGGCGGGACGAGGAGTTGGCGCACCAGCTGGTTGAGGACGTGACCGAGCCGGAGCGCGGCGTACTGATCGAGCGGAAGGCGTCCGTCGAGGCGCCGATGGACGCACTGGTCCAACCTCTGCTGTCCGAGCATGGTTGGAACGCCGACGAGCCATGGACGCCGCTGCGCCGCGACCTCACGGAGCCGGTCAAGAACGCGGGCGTGCGGATCGAGGTGATCGGGCCGGAGCAGGCGCAGCTGCGGGCCGCCGTGCAGCGGGCATCGTTCGACAGGTCGACGTTCACCGACGAGCGGTGGCATGCGATGGCGGCCGGATTGCCGTACGCCGACGCCCGGTGTCTCGTTGCGTACGACGACGAAGGCAACGCGGTGGCGGCGGTGACGGTGTGGTCGGCCGGTCCGGGGAAGCCCGGGTTGCTCGAGCCGATGGGTGTGCACCGCGAACATCGCGGTCACGGCTACGGCACGGCGATTTCCGTCGCCGCGGCGGCTGCACTTCGGGGGCTGGGCTCGTCGAGCGCGATCGTCTGCACCCCGAGCGTCAACGTCGCCGCCGTCGCCACCTACAAGTCAGCCGGCTTCCAGCAACTCCCTGAAGTCCGGGACCAATACCGGGTCGCCTAGTTGACACTCCCTGCCTGTCACGCCGGCCGCGGGCTCAACTGCGGTGTGAAGGTGCGGACGAGGTCTGCCGTCCATTGTTCGGGGATTTCCCACGGGATGAAGTGGCCGCCGTGGGGGTGGGCGGTGATGTTCGTGTGGTTGTACCAAGCAGAGCGGTCGCTTGCTAGGAACGATTTGATGCGCTCGTCGGCGCTGTTGACTCCCGGGGGGTTCTCGTAGTCGACGAACGTGATCCCGGTCGGCGCCTCGATGATCGGCGTCCGGTCGTGGGACGGGGTCCAGGGATAGCGATTGTTGTTGGCGTAGGTGCGGATCGAGCTGGCGATGGCGTTGCCGGTCCAGTAGATCGTGGCGTGGGTGAGGAGATCGTCGCGGCTGAAGACGGTGTAGATGTCCCCGCCGTTGTCGGACCACTTCATCCATCGTTCGAGCAGCCAGGCCAGCATGCCGACGGGGGAGTCGGAGAGCCCGTATCCGAGTGTGCTCGGTGCGAGCAGGTGTGCGGCGAGGTGCACTGCGAATCGTCGCTCGATCTCCAGCAGACGTTTCCGTTGCTCGTCGGGCAGCTCTGGTGGAATGGGCCTGCCGCCGGAGAAGTCCCAGGCGCGATCGCCGGTGAACAGGTCGAGCTTGAGGGCCGAGCCGATGTGGATGGCGTACAGCTCCTCGGCGTACTTGTGGCCAAGCTGTCCGGTGATGAGGGCGCCGACGTCGCAACCGGCGGCGGCATACCGGGCATGGCCCAGTGTCTGGGTCATCAGCTCGTGCCAGAGGTCGGCGATCTTCCAGAAGTTCATGTCCGGGCGGGTGGGTGTCGAGTAGCCGAAGCCCGGTAGGGACGGGACGATCACCTCGAATGCGTCCGTCGGGTCGCCTCCGAACTTGGCCGGGTCGGCGAGCCGGTCGATGACTTTCGACCAGTGCCAGAAGGTCCACGGCCATCCGTGGCTGAGGATCAACGGTCTGGGGTTCGGTCCGACGCCGGGCTTGTGCATGAAATGAACGGGCGTGCCGGAAACGTCGACCAGGTAGTGCCCGTAGGCGTTCATCGCCCGCTCGGCGGCTCGCCAGTCGTAATCCTCGGCCCAGTACTGCGCCAGCTCTTGAAGCAGGGCTCGGGGGACGCCATAGCGGCCGTCCTCGTTTCCCTCGTCCGGTGGCCAGATGGTCGCCCGCAGCCGCGACCGCAGGTCGTCCAACACCTCATCCTTGATATTGATCGGAGTCGGCGACAACGCGTCCAGGCCGCTACTCATGTCACATTCCCATCCTCAGAGTTGTGGTCCGGCTCGCCCGCCAGTTCAACGATCTGGTCGAGGACATCCGCGATGCCCAGCAGACGGTCGCGATCAGCCGGTGGGAGTCGGTCGACCAGACGGCGCAGCCCCTCCACTCGTTTGGCGCGACGTCGCGACACGATCGACCGTCCAGCTGCGGTGAGAGACAGCATCGAGGCACGTCCGTCACTCGGGTCCGGGCCACGTCGGACGAGCCCGTCACGTTCCAGCTTCGCTACCGCCGCCGTGAGCGCGGGCTGTTTGATCTGCTCCGTCCGAACCAAGTCGCTGAGTCGGCACGTCCCTGTCCGCGACAAGGTGTGCAGTACCGACAGCGAGGTGAAGCTCAATCGGTCCACGGCCGGGATCCGGATGAACACCGTATTGAAGTCTTCGATGGATCGGGCCAGCCGCTCCATCGGCGAGATCGTCCGCACGTCCGCGAATATATCAAATTTCGATCTAAAGTGTCGCGGACGTCTCCCGGACGTCGATCACAGGAATGGCCGCACCTCGACCTTCCGATTGCAGTGCTTGGATCCGTCGGCGGCGAGCTTCCGCGCCACGTCGGGGTCGGGTGCGTCGATGATCCAGAAGCCGGCGAGGTACTCCTTGGATTCCAGGAAAGGCCCGTCGGTGACCAGCGCTCCCTCGCCCCGGTTGTCGATGACGGTGGCCGCGTCAGGCGAGGCGAGGCCGCCGGCGAAGACCCAGTGTCCCTCGGCCTGGAGCCGGTCATTGACCATCTCCTCTGGTGTCAAGGTCGGGTGCATCCGCTACGACCGCGGTCTGGTCCGTCCGGCGTAGGAATCATCCCGTGGTCGTACGACGACCATCCTGCGCTCCGATGCGCTACAGCGGCTTCATGAGCACGCTGGGGACACCAGGAAGCGCCTACGAGCAAAGGGAAATCGCTGTGATCTCCACACGTCGCAATGCGGCACAAGTTCTGCGCGCTCTGGCCTTCGCTGCCTGCGTGCCCTATCTCGCGCTCAAGATCGCATGGGCGTCGGGCAGCCGCATCGGCATCCCCGATGGCAGCACGCTGCTCGAGCACCACACCACGATGATCGTCGGCAGCATCGAGAGCGCCCTGCTCGATTCGATGGTGGTCGTGCTCGCACTGCTGCTCACCCAGCCATGGGGTCGACGGGCGCCGGTCTGGCCCCTCATTCTTCCGGCCTGGGGCGCCACCGGTCTACTGAGCCCGATTGTGGTCGGCTACCCGCTGCAACTCGGCGCTCGGCTGCTGGGTGGAACGGCCGCGCCCTCCGGCGGACCTGCCGGCCGCCCGTTCCTGGACGAGTGGGTGTTCACCGTCGTCTACACCGGCTTCATCGTCCAGGCTCTCGCCCTGGGAGCGCTCTTCGTCCTGTATGCACGCGCGCGCTGGGGACATCTGTGGCGAGGCCGGATCTCGGAGCTCGCGGGGCAGCGTCCGACGCGTGGCGTGCAGCGAGCCACGGCTCTGATGGCCTCGGCAGTAGTGCTCGTGCCGTTGACAGCCCATCTGCTGTGGGCCACGGGTTCGACGAGCGGACTCACCGCCACCAAGATCGCCGGACGGACGAGTGATTTCTACGCGCTCGAGGCGGCGTACGTCTTGTTCGCGGTGATGACGGTGACGGGGTTGCTGCTGGTCGCGTTCCCACGCGCCGGCGCGCTGCCGCTGCGGCTTCCGCTGACCCTGGCCTTCGTCGGATCCGCCGCGCTCGCGTGCTGGGGCGGCTACCTGA
Above is a window of Mycobacteriales bacterium DNA encoding:
- a CDS encoding GNAT family N-acetyltransferase; translated protein: MAVVLGTPGVDGLCAAVGVLRQWQHDGAPMQLHPGDLGWFWRFGAEATAAAVRTWRREGRILAVGLLDDPQLIRLTIAPDARRDEELAHQLVEDVTEPERGVLIERKASVEAPMDALVQPLLSEHGWNADEPWTPLRRDLTEPVKNAGVRIEVIGPEQAQLRAAVQRASFDRSTFTDERWHAMAAGLPYADARCLVAYDDEGNAVAAVTVWSAGPGKPGLLEPMGVHREHRGHGYGTAISVAAAAALRGLGSSSAIVCTPSVNVAAVATYKSAGFQQLPEVRDQYRVA
- a CDS encoding epoxide hydrolase, translated to MSSGLDALSPTPINIKDEVLDDLRSRLRATIWPPDEGNEDGRYGVPRALLQELAQYWAEDYDWRAAERAMNAYGHYLVDVSGTPVHFMHKPGVGPNPRPLILSHGWPWTFWHWSKVIDRLADPAKFGGDPTDAFEVIVPSLPGFGYSTPTRPDMNFWKIADLWHELMTQTLGHARYAAAGCDVGALITGQLGHKYAEELYAIHIGSALKLDLFTGDRAWDFSGGRPIPPELPDEQRKRLLEIERRFAVHLAAHLLAPSTLGYGLSDSPVGMLAWLLERWMKWSDNGGDIYTVFSRDDLLTHATIYWTGNAIASSIRTYANNNRYPWTPSHDRTPIIEAPTGITFVDYENPPGVNSADERIKSFLASDRSAWYNHTNITAHPHGGHFIPWEIPEQWTADLVRTFTPQLSPRPA
- a CDS encoding MarR family transcriptional regulator; this encodes MRTISPMERLARSIEDFNTVFIRIPAVDRLSFTSLSVLHTLSRTGTCRLSDLVRTEQIKQPALTAAVAKLERDGLVRRGPDPSDGRASMLSLTAAGRSIVSRRRAKRVEGLRRLVDRLPPADRDRLLGIADVLDQIVELAGEPDHNSEDGNVT
- a CDS encoding YciI family protein, which gives rise to MHPTLTPEEMVNDRLQAEGHWVFAGGLASPDAATVIDNRGEGALVTDGPFLESKEYLAGFWIIDAPDPDVARKLAADGSKHCNRKVEVRPFL